A window of Hevea brasiliensis isolate MT/VB/25A 57/8 chromosome 14, ASM3005281v1, whole genome shotgun sequence contains these coding sequences:
- the LOC110640951 gene encoding uncharacterized protein LOC110640951, which yields MEFTTAAAASASSSSSRVLNSITQFSCFTATLLQKPSFCNPSNASLRFSAPFFSGDFSCKSTLKDTVTSISKMGARDFELSNLTALSPLDGRYWGKVKDLSPHLSEYGLIYYRVLVEVKWLLKLSQIPEVPEVPSFSEEAQIYLQELIDGFSMDDALEVKNIEKVTNHDVKAVEYFLKKKCQSHPEIAKVLEFFHFACTSEDINNLAHALMLQESMNKVIFPIMDELITAICNMAEDNASIPMLSRTHGQPASPTTLGKEMAVFAARLSEQRQEISQVKIKGKFAGAVGNYNAHLIAYPGVNWPLIAKEFVESLGLCFNPYVTQIEPHDYMARLFHAIMIFNTILIDFDRDIWGYISLAYFKQITKAGEIGSSTMPHKVNPIDFENSEGNLGKANGGLSHLSEKLPISRWQRDLTDSTVLRNMGEGLGHSLLAYKSALQGIGKLQVNESRLSEDLSQSWEVLAEPIQTVMRRYGVPEPYEKLKELTRGRAVAKESIREFIQGLALPKETKSYLLELTPHTYVGAAIELGKSVNVTMNLVNGVRAL from the exons GGAGATTTCTCTTGCAAATCCACTCTCAAAGACACCGTTACGTCTATCTCTAAG ATGGGTGCGCGTGACTTTGAGCTTTCGAATTTGACGGCGTTGTCGCCTTTGGACGGCCGGTATTGGGGTAAAGTGAAGGACTTGTCTCCTCATTTGAGTGAATACGGGCTAATTTATTATCGCGTTCTGGTTGAG GTTAAATGGTTGCTGAAACTCTCCCAAATTCCTGAAGTTCCTGAGGTTCCCAGTTTTAGTGAAGAAGCTCAGATTTATTTACAAGAATTGATTGATGGGTTTAGCATGGATGATGCCTTGGAGGTTAAAAATATTGAGAAAGTGACAAACCATGACGTAAAAGCAGTGGAGTACTTTTTGAAAAAGAAATGCCAATCACATCCAGAGATTGCTAAG GTGCTTGAATTTTTCCATTTTGCTTGCACATCCGAGGATATCAACAATCTGGCCCATGCATTAATGCTTCAAGAATCAATGAACAAGGTCATTTTTCCCATAATGGATGAATTGATCACAGCAATATGCAACATGGCTGAAGATAATGCTTCCATCCCGATGCTTTCCCGCACTCATGGACAG CCAGCTTCACCTACAACTTTGGGAAAGGAAATGGCAGTTTTTGCTGCCAGGTTAAGTGAACAAAGGCAGGAAATTTCTCAAGTTAAGATAAAGGGGAAGTTTGCTGGTGCAGTTGGAAATTACAATGCGCACCTTATTGCATATCCTGGTGTCAATTGGCCTCTAATTGCCAAAGAGTTTGTGGAATCTCTGGGATTGTGTTTTAATCCATATGTCACTCAG ATTGAACCACATGATTATATGGCAAGGCTTTTTCATGCCATTATGATATTTAACACTATATTAATTGATTTTGATAGAGACATATGGGGCTACATATCCTTAGCATACTTTAAGCAG ATAACCAAGGCTGGTGAGATTGGGTCCTCAACAATGCCTCACAAAGTAAATCCTATTGATTTTGAAAATAGTGAAGGTAATCTTGGTAAAGCCAATGGAGGTTTATCTCATCTCAGCGAGAAGTTACCTATTTCACGTTGGCAG CGTGACTTGACTGATTCAACTGTTTTGAGGAATATGGGTGAGGGCTTGGGACATTCTCTTCTTGCCTACAAAAGTGCATTGCAGGGGATAGGGAAGCTTCAG GTGAATGAAAGTCGCTTGAGTGAAGACCTGAGCCAATCATGGGAAGTGCTTGCTGAACCAATACAGACA GTAATGCGCCGATATGGTGTTCCTGAGCCTTATGAGAAGCTAAAAGAGCTAACAAGAGGAAGGGCTGTTGCTAAAGAAAGTATAAGAGAGTTCATTCAAGGCTTGGCATTGCCAAAAGAAACAAAATCCTATCTTTTGGAGTTAACACCCCATACCTATGTTGGAGCAGCTATTGAATTGGGTAAATCCGTGAATGTCACTATGAATTTAGTAAATGGCGTGAGAGCTTTATAA
- the LOC110640952 gene encoding sedoheptulose-1,7-bisphosphatase, chloroplastic, with protein sequence METGIACCARGALLPGVSSQHAKVLASPSSFTFRSLNSSSLFGESLRLIPRSSLKVSKIKNTSIATRCEIGDSLEEFLTKATPDKGLVRLLTCMGEALRTIAFKVRTASCGGTACVNSFGDEQLAVDMIANKLLFEALTYSHFCKYGCSEEVPELQDMGGPAEGGFSVAFDPLDGSSIVDTNFSVGTIFGVWPGDKLTGVTGRDQVAAAMGVYGPRTTYVLALKDYPGTHEFLLLDEGKWQLVKETTEVGEGKLFSPGNLRATFDNPNYEKLINFYVKEKYTLRYTGGMVPDVNQIIVKEKGIFTNVTSPSSKAKLRLLFEVAPLGFLIEKAGGYSSDGVQSVLDKEIKNLDDRTQVAYGSKNEIIRFEEILYGKSRLKAGGVPVGAAA encoded by the exons ATGGAGACTGGCATAGCTTGCTGTGCTCGTGGGGCTTTGTTGCCTGGTGTTTCTTCTCAGCACGCTAAAGTTCTAGCTTCTCCTTCCTCCTTCACCTTCCGG AGTTTGAACTCTAGCTCACTGTTCGGAGAATCATTGCGGCTAATACCAAGATCATCCCTCAAAGTTTCAAAGATAAAGAATACTTCCATTGCGACCAGATGCGAGATTGGTGATAGCTTG GAAGAGTTCCTGACAAAGGCAACCCCAGATAAGGGACTTGTTAGGTTGTTGACGTGCATGGGAGAGGCATTGAGAACCATCGCATTCAAGGTCAGGACCGCTTCTTGTGGAGGAACAGCATGTGTCAATTCCTTTGGAGATGAGCAGCTTGCTGTTGATATGATTGCAAACAAGCTCCTTTTCGAG GCCTTGACTTACTCACACTTCTGCAAATATGGTTGCTCTGAAGAAGTTCCTGAACTGCAAGACATGGGAGGCCCAGCTGAAG GTGGATTTAGTGTTGCTTTTGATCCACTTGATGGCTCAAGTATTGTAGACACAAATTTCTCTGTGGGCACCATCTTTGGAGTGTGGCCAGGAGATAAACTAACAGGAGTGACAGGAAGAGACCAGGTTGCAGCAGCGATGGGAGTTTATGGTCCAAGAACTACATATGTTCTTGCTCTTAAAGACTACCCTGGAACCCACGAGTTCCTTCTTCTAGACGAAG GAAAATGGCAACTTGTCAAGGAGACAACAGAAGTTGGTGAAGGAAAACTATTCTCTCCTGGAAATTTGAGAGCCACATTTGACAACCCTAACTATGAGAAG TTGATCAACTTCTATGTGAAAGAAAAATACACCCTGAGATACACAGGAGGAATGGTTCCAGATGTTAATCAG ATCATTGTAAAAGAGAAGGGTATCTTCACCAATGTGACATCACCATCTTCCAAAGCCAAGTTGAGATTGTTATTTGAGGTGGCTCCTTTGGGATTCTTGATTGAGAAAGCTGGAGGCTACAGTAGTGATGGCGTTCAGTCTGTGTTAGACAAGGAGATAAAAAATCTCGACGACAGAACTCAAGTTGCTTATGGATCCAAGAATGAGATTATCCGGTTTGAAGAAATTCTATATGGGAAATCAAGACTCAAGGCTGGGGGAGTTCCTGTTGGAGCTGCTGCTTAA